Genomic segment of bacterium:
ACCCACATTGGTGCGATGAACATCCAGATCGCCCGTCTCCTGCGCATGACGGGCGAGAATCATGCTGTGCAGCACGCTCGATTTTCCGGAACTGTTCGCACCATAGATCAAGGTCAAGGGACGGACGGGAATTCGCTGCGATTCTGCAAAGGCCTTGAAATTTCCGATTCTAAGGGCTGTCAGCATAAAGTTATCTCCGATCGACGAGCTATGATTGCCGATTGCGAAGCGTATTTTTCAATCATCAATTTTATCCTTTCCTTTTCTGAGGCCCGGATGTCCCGGATGCGGGCGAGCAGTTCATCGAAATAGTTACCGCCGCCGACCTGCTTGAGCCGCTCGTCATCGAGAGTGAATCCCTTGACGATGTATTCCCGAAGGCGCTGGGTGGCCCACTGCCGGAAGCGGGTGGCCACATGGCTCTTGATGCGGTAGCCCACGGAAATAATGGCATCCAGA
This window contains:
- a CDS encoding AAA family ATPase, yielding MLTALRIGNFKAFAESQRIPVRPLTLIYGANSSGKSSVLHSMILARHAQETGDLDVHRTNVG